One Coccinella septempunctata chromosome X, icCocSept1.1, whole genome shotgun sequence genomic window carries:
- the LOC123322203 gene encoding uncharacterized protein LOC123322203 produces the protein MPRVDGLATKKRRVLVAAAMSGLLYGAEIWAKSLSTYKTGRDKIRKAQRSSGIAAFLIAGMLPENLLAEERREIYRDQTNEKEAREMTRQKWMVEVHNHRGGEWTKKLIKVPLKGMDRNHCDLEYETIQFLSGDGCFETHRKKKGRATAPNAEIAKDWTSQIIFSSARNGRKQEKN, from the exons ATGCCGAGAGTAGATGGTCTGGCGACAAAAAAAAGAAGGGTTCTCGTAGCAGCAGCGATGTCTGGACTACTGTATGGAGCTGAAATATGGGCAAAGAGTTTAAGCACATACAAAACCGGCAGAGACAAAATCAGAAAGGCACAAAGGAGTAGTG GGATAGCCGCATTCCTCATTGCCGGAATGCTGCCAGAAAACCTGCTGGCAGAAGAAAGGAGAGAAATATACCGAGACCAGACTAACGAAAAAGAAGCTAGGGAAATGACAAGGCAGAAATGGATGGTAGAAGTACACAACCATAGGGGAGGTGAATGGACGAAGAAGCTTATAAAGGTTCCCCTGAAAGGGATGGACCGAAACCACTGCGACCTAGAGTACGAAACAATACAATTCCTGAGCGGAGATGGATGTTTCGAAACTCACAGGAAAAAAAAGGGAAGAGCAACAGCGCCCAATGCTGAAATTGCCAAGGATTGGACAAGCCAGATCATATTTTCTTCTGCACGAAATGGAAGGAAACAAGAAAAGAATTAG